A DNA window from Aureibaculum sp. 2308TA14-22 contains the following coding sequences:
- a CDS encoding (Fe-S)-binding protein, with protein sequence MDDLSRELYGNIGAISKILFYICAFTSMAIFIYGIYRRRQLWKLGKDTGEKVNISATLKALISRVFSQKTVRQGVRKKKAGLFHALMFFGFVVLFIGTCLVAVEEYGHILFGVKGENLFHKGLYFAIYEVSLDSFGLIYTVGAAWFLIRMMQKGREDSVRYRKSDYFLVSALFVIGWSGYWLEALRIIRENTPYPWLSYVGNSHAHIFRFLGVTEGNVDAIHFTVWWGHGILVFAFIASFPFTRLLHVIAGTWNLCLVRRKPGYMIPVSIEELEETGKVGVENVQDFSYRQLLSLDACVACGRCTDACPATEAGKPLSPHDVVQDIRNHFNEVAPLIKDARKNKRDELEDEALQTAPNLHGDIIAAETLWSCTTCNACHEVCPLDVSPVSIITDMRRFLIGEGQLSGPPAASLQKVQRSGNPWGLPTRDRFNWAEGLDVPTVKSNPNFEVLYWIGCSATYDRRIQKVAHAVVKLLKHAGVNFATLGPEERCTGEFARRMGDEFLFQESAENNIEVLKKYNVKSIITHCPHCLNSLSKDYPQFGGNYDVMHHTQYLSGLIKDNKLKIDDNAVIDEGGSITYHDPCYLARINGISEEPRHLIETAAGENALEEVARSGCESSCCGAGGGRMWFDDEPEERIGRTRIDELLDTKAKTVAVSCPFCLTMMTDGVAAKTDQVEVKDISEILADAIEITKNISSLTEKEE encoded by the coding sequence ATGGACGATTTATCTAGAGAATTATACGGAAATATTGGAGCTATCTCTAAAATCCTCTTTTATATATGTGCCTTTACTTCAATGGCAATTTTTATCTACGGAATATATAGACGTCGTCAGTTGTGGAAACTAGGTAAAGATACTGGAGAAAAGGTAAACATTTCTGCTACACTTAAAGCACTTATTTCAAGAGTGTTTTCACAAAAAACAGTTCGTCAAGGTGTTCGTAAAAAGAAAGCAGGACTTTTTCATGCCTTAATGTTCTTTGGTTTTGTAGTTCTTTTTATTGGTACCTGCCTTGTGGCGGTTGAAGAATATGGTCACATCTTGTTTGGGGTAAAGGGAGAAAACTTATTCCATAAGGGACTTTATTTTGCTATCTATGAAGTATCGCTAGATTCTTTTGGACTTATTTATACGGTAGGTGCAGCTTGGTTTCTTATCCGAATGATGCAGAAAGGGCGTGAGGACAGTGTCCGCTACCGTAAATCTGATTACTTTCTTGTTAGTGCACTTTTTGTTATTGGTTGGTCAGGTTATTGGCTTGAGGCACTCCGTATCATACGTGAGAACACACCATATCCTTGGTTGTCCTATGTAGGTAATAGTCATGCTCATATTTTTCGTTTTCTGGGTGTAACCGAAGGAAATGTTGACGCAATTCATTTTACTGTTTGGTGGGGTCACGGTATTCTTGTTTTTGCTTTTATAGCTTCATTTCCATTCACTAGACTATTACATGTTATTGCCGGGACATGGAACCTTTGTTTGGTGCGTAGAAAACCAGGTTACATGATTCCAGTTTCTATCGAAGAACTTGAAGAGACTGGGAAAGTTGGCGTTGAGAATGTGCAAGATTTTTCGTACAGACAACTACTTTCACTCGATGCTTGTGTTGCTTGTGGTAGATGCACGGATGCCTGTCCAGCCACAGAAGCTGGGAAACCACTTTCTCCGCATGATGTTGTTCAAGATATTCGCAATCATTTCAATGAAGTTGCTCCACTTATAAAGGATGCTCGTAAGAACAAACGTGATGAATTAGAAGATGAGGCACTTCAGACCGCTCCTAATCTTCATGGTGATATTATTGCTGCCGAGACACTTTGGAGTTGTACAACTTGTAACGCATGTCATGAAGTTTGCCCTCTTGATGTGAGTCCGGTGAGTATTATTACGGACATGCGTCGTTTTCTCATTGGAGAAGGGCAACTTAGTGGACCACCTGCAGCTTCTTTACAGAAAGTACAGCGTTCTGGAAATCCTTGGGGTCTGCCTACTCGTGATCGTTTTAATTGGGCAGAAGGACTTGATGTTCCTACAGTTAAAAGCAATCCGAATTTTGAAGTTCTTTATTGGATTGGTTGTTCAGCAACGTATGATCGTCGTATTCAAAAGGTAGCCCATGCCGTAGTAAAACTGTTGAAACATGCAGGAGTTAATTTCGCTACACTTGGCCCCGAAGAGCGTTGTACGGGAGAATTCGCTCGTCGAATGGGTGATGAATTCCTGTTTCAAGAATCCGCCGAAAATAATATTGAAGTGCTTAAGAAATATAATGTGAAATCTATCATTACACATTGTCCGCATTGCCTCAACTCATTGAGTAAGGATTATCCACAATTTGGTGGAAATTATGATGTCATGCATCATACACAATATTTATCTGGTCTTATAAAAGATAATAAACTTAAGATTGATGACAACGCAGTAATTGATGAGGGTGGATCTATTACTTATCACGATCCATGTTACCTAGCTCGTATCAATGGCATAAGTGAGGAGCCACGTCATCTCATTGAAACGGCAGCTGGTGAAAATGCCCTTGAAGAAGTTGCACGTAGTGGTTGTGAATCTTCTTGTTGTGGAGCGGGTGGAGGACGTATGTGGTTTGATGATGAGCCCGAAGAACGCATTGGTAGAACCCGTATAGATGAGTTGCTTGACACCAAAGCGAAGACCGTGGCCGTTTCTTGTCCGTTCTGTCTTACAATGATGACTGATGGTGTTGCTGCAAAAACTGATCAAGTTGAGGTAAAAGATATTTCCGAAATTCTCGCTGATGCGATAGAGATTACAAAAAATATTTCTAGTCTTACGGAAAAAGAAGAATAA
- a CDS encoding electron transfer flavoprotein subunit alpha/FixB family protein: MKILVIAEAQGKEIRHASRSAITLAKNAAAAANGEIEIAIIGDDIEAAATAASAYAPTFTLSDASLANATADRYGAAIAKIVEQRGASLVIAASTSQGKDCVARAAASLGGTMVTDAIACENRDGKLVWQRTMHAGGVAAWVVAHGSPVVVTALQSAYEPAEPTGETSVTALEIDVASLPSAIQFESVSTKQSDRPDVTEAAVVISGGRAFKTAEDYEQLIGGLADKVGGGTGSSRAAVDAGIAPNENQVGQTGKIIAPDLYLGIGISGAVQHLAGMKNSKIIAAINTDDEAPLLDYADFALIADAYDAIPELIDKL, encoded by the coding sequence ATGAAAATTCTAGTAATAGCAGAAGCACAAGGTAAGGAAATTCGCCACGCTAGTAGAAGTGCAATCACACTTGCTAAGAATGCAGCCGCGGCTGCTAATGGGGAAATTGAAATTGCCATAATAGGAGATGATATCGAAGCTGCAGCCACTGCAGCATCTGCTTATGCTCCAACATTTACACTTAGCGATGCTTCGTTAGCTAATGCAACAGCAGATCGTTATGGAGCAGCCATTGCAAAGATTGTAGAGCAGCGTGGAGCAAGTTTAGTTATCGCAGCTTCTACCTCACAAGGTAAAGATTGTGTTGCTCGAGCGGCGGCATCTCTTGGAGGTACTATGGTAACGGATGCAATTGCATGTGAAAATCGTGATGGTAAATTGGTATGGCAACGGACTATGCATGCTGGAGGAGTAGCGGCTTGGGTGGTGGCACATGGATCACCCGTCGTAGTAACGGCACTCCAGTCAGCGTACGAACCAGCAGAACCAACAGGTGAAACCAGTGTAACTGCTCTTGAGATAGATGTAGCATCGCTTCCTTCGGCAATTCAATTTGAATCGGTTTCTACAAAACAAAGTGATCGTCCAGATGTTACAGAAGCAGCTGTAGTTATTTCTGGTGGTCGTGCATTTAAGACTGCCGAAGATTATGAGCAACTTATTGGTGGTCTTGCAGATAAAGTTGGTGGAGGTACAGGAAGTTCGCGAGCTGCGGTTGATGCGGGTATAGCACCAAACGAAAACCAGGTAGGTCAAACAGGTAAGATCATTGCACCGGATCTCTATTTGGGAATTGGTATTTCAGGTGCGGTACAACATCTTGCCGGAATGAAAAACTCTAAAATTATTGCAGCTATAAATACAGACGATGAAGCACCGCTTTTAGATTACGCTGACTTTGCACTCATTGCAGATGCATATGATGCCATTCCTGAGCTTATTGATAAATTATAG
- the purU gene encoding formyltetrahydrofolate deformylase: MNPQIITFLIKCPDQKGIISKLTSFFFDEGFNIISSQQYTNIEEEKFFMRIRLESDSLVTLSKTQLESKFEKLANVYQITWKVDYGSKKQKVAIMVSHTSHNLYDLLHRHKEGKLSCEVKMIVSNHTKLKPIADMFGIPFYHEPITKETKKAQEKQVIELFDTHEIDLIVMARYMQILSSNFINHYSEKIINIHHSFLPAFQGANPYKRAYERGVKLIGATAHYATEDLDEGPIIEQGVERVSHESTVSSLKSIGAEIETSVLARAVNFHLSNQIIVDGNKAIVFPETGE; this comes from the coding sequence ATGAATCCACAAATTATTACCTTTTTAATAAAATGTCCAGATCAAAAAGGAATTATATCAAAATTAACGAGCTTTTTTTTTGATGAAGGTTTTAATATTATTAGTTCACAGCAATACACCAACATTGAAGAAGAAAAATTCTTTATGCGTATTCGATTAGAATCTGATAGTTTGGTAACGCTAAGTAAAACACAGCTGGAGAGTAAGTTTGAGAAACTTGCTAATGTTTATCAGATCACTTGGAAAGTTGATTATGGCAGTAAAAAACAAAAAGTGGCAATTATGGTGTCACATACAAGTCACAATTTATACGATTTGTTACATAGGCACAAGGAAGGCAAACTTTCGTGTGAAGTTAAGATGATTGTAAGTAACCATACAAAGTTGAAACCTATAGCTGACATGTTCGGAATTCCGTTCTATCATGAACCTATAACGAAAGAGACTAAGAAAGCTCAAGAAAAGCAAGTCATAGAGCTGTTTGATACGCATGAAATTGATTTAATTGTAATGGCCAGATACATGCAAATATTATCGTCTAATTTTATTAACCATTACTCTGAAAAAATTATAAATATACATCATTCGTTTTTACCTGCATTTCAGGGGGCAAATCCTTACAAAAGAGCATATGAAAGAGGTGTAAAATTAATTGGAGCTACCGCCCATTATGCAACAGAAGATTTGGATGAAGGTCCAATTATTGAGCAAGGGGTAGAAAGAGTGTCTCATGAAAGCACGGTGAGTTCTTTAAAAAGTATTGGTGCGGAAATTGAAACATCTGTGCTGGCAAGAGCCGTTAATTTTCATTTAAGTAATCAAATAATTGTTGATGGAAATAAGGCAATTGTTTTTCCAGAAACGGGCGAGTAA
- a CDS encoding metallophosphoesterase family protein — MKRRKFINQLGLGAVASMLPCTLVSFTPGVSSESNAKNLNFGIVTDVHKDLMPDADKRLETFITKAIDKKVDFIIQMGDFCFGETKNNDFLKIWETYKGPKYHVLGNHDMDRNTKSEMLDFWGMPKTYYSYDFKGYHFIVLDANFLYQDGKYINYKNANFYVDSSIRTFINDEQVEWFKADLEATKLPTIVFCHQSLWHGVKNRLTLQKIMETHKEKVICSLNGHNHSDYHFEQNDIDYIGINSMSYQWVSGKYESTERFPKKFYKEYGNLHHIAGYKDPLYAFASLDPKGIMKIEGVKSDWMSPSPYHVKTPNNERLFDESIQISDYEIKF; from the coding sequence ATGAAACGCAGAAAATTTATAAATCAATTGGGTCTTGGTGCAGTAGCAAGTATGCTACCTTGCACATTAGTATCGTTTACTCCGGGAGTTTCTTCAGAAAGTAATGCCAAAAATTTAAATTTTGGTATTGTTACCGATGTACATAAAGATTTAATGCCAGATGCTGATAAACGTCTAGAAACCTTTATAACCAAAGCCATTGATAAGAAGGTGGATTTTATCATTCAAATGGGAGATTTCTGTTTTGGCGAAACAAAAAATAATGACTTTTTAAAAATATGGGAGACCTATAAAGGACCTAAATATCATGTTTTGGGAAACCACGATATGGATAGAAACACCAAGTCGGAAATGTTAGATTTTTGGGGCATGCCCAAAACCTATTATTCCTATGATTTTAAAGGTTATCATTTTATTGTTTTAGATGCTAATTTCTTATATCAGGATGGAAAATACATAAATTATAAAAATGCCAATTTTTATGTAGATTCGAGTATCAGAACTTTTATAAATGACGAACAAGTCGAATGGTTTAAGGCAGACCTAGAAGCAACTAAATTGCCCACCATTGTATTTTGCCATCAAAGTTTATGGCATGGCGTTAAAAATCGGTTGACCTTGCAAAAAATTATGGAGACCCATAAGGAAAAGGTAATTTGTTCTTTGAATGGACATAATCATTCGGATTACCATTTTGAACAAAACGATATTGACTATATTGGAATAAACAGTATGTCATATCAATGGGTTTCCGGTAAATACGAGAGTACAGAGCGTTTCCCTAAAAAATTTTATAAAGAGTATGGAAACTTACATCATATTGCAGGTTATAAAGACCCATTGTATGCGTTTGCAAGTTTAGATCCGAAGGGTATTATGAAAATTGAAGGTGTTAAAAGCGATTGGATGTCTCCATCCCCATATCATGTTAAGACGCCAAATAATGAAAGACTTTTTGATGAATCCATACAGATATCAGATTATGAAATAAAATTTTAA